One Natrinema halophilum genomic window carries:
- a CDS encoding DUF2243 domain-containing protein: MADRTATWLGLRRDAKPLVLAGLALGLGIGGFFDGIVFHQLLQIHHMLSSYPDSSVATDLELNVMADGIFHLATYTFTIIGIVLLSRAWRFHPVPKSGRTLLGAVIMGWGVFNVVEGVVAHQLLGLHHVWPAGPGPIILWDLIFLFWGVLFLIGGYILIRTDSAATQTARDDAVATDGDGVT, from the coding sequence ATGGCAGACCGGACGGCGACGTGGCTCGGGTTACGACGGGACGCAAAACCACTCGTGCTGGCAGGTCTCGCTCTCGGACTGGGAATCGGCGGCTTCTTCGATGGGATCGTCTTTCACCAGCTCCTACAGATCCATCACATGCTCTCGTCCTATCCGGACTCGAGCGTCGCGACTGATCTCGAACTCAACGTGATGGCGGACGGGATTTTTCACCTCGCAACGTACACGTTCACCATCATCGGCATCGTACTGCTCTCCCGAGCATGGCGGTTTCATCCGGTGCCAAAATCCGGACGAACCCTGCTCGGAGCGGTGATCATGGGCTGGGGTGTTTTCAACGTCGTCGAAGGCGTCGTCGCCCACCAACTGCTTGGGCTTCACCACGTCTGGCCCGCCGGACCCGGGCCGATCATCCTGTGGGATCTCATATTTCTGTTCTGGGGTGTGCTGTTCTTGATCGGGGGCTACATCCTGATCCGAACCGACAGCGCCGCGACCCAGACGGCACGCGACGATGCGGTCGCAACGGACGGTGACGGAGTTACGTAA
- a CDS encoding prefoldin subunit beta yields MQGNLPPEAQEKIEQLQDLQETAQEVAVQKQEAESSLTEAESALEELDSIDEETTMYRNVGELLVETEYDQAEEDLEDKVDTLEIRLETLEKQEERVQDQFESLQDELEELLGGAGGMGGPGPAGPGGPGAGGA; encoded by the coding sequence ATGCAAGGAAACCTGCCGCCGGAAGCACAGGAGAAAATCGAGCAGCTTCAGGACCTTCAGGAGACCGCACAGGAAGTTGCCGTCCAGAAACAGGAAGCCGAATCGAGCCTCACCGAGGCCGAAAGCGCTCTCGAGGAACTCGATTCCATCGACGAGGAAACCACGATGTACCGCAACGTCGGCGAACTCCTCGTCGAGACGGAGTACGACCAGGCAGAGGAGGACCTCGAAGACAAGGTCGACACCCTCGAAATCCGCCTCGAGACCCTCGAGAAGCAAGAAGAGCGCGTCCAGGATCAGTTCGAGAGCCTGCAGGACGAACTCGAGGAACTCCTCGGCGGTGCCGGCGGAATGGGCGGCCCGGGCCCAGCAGGCCCCGGCGGTCCGGGCGCTGGCGGCGCGTAA
- a CDS encoding glycosyltransferase family 2 protein — protein sequence MATPLPFPGLSALLASYAKLFKSRQSYPLADGGDRPTITAIIPALNEERTIPYALSSLAIQTVTPDRIIVVDDGSTDDTATITRELDDELDVSIEVWQHDEPMGKTVGVKEVARSVETDTLFVLDADTFLEADDYLERVLVPHIESDVASSFGIAYPTETASKREFHDDFSSDLLPAESITRTHIEDDLDAAESRSGPLGYFRSNAPVVQYRNVSYHVEQRFFGDGFFRLFDSGLFPVGCAVMYDRAKLVSVFDDYEESLGNDLTNSEDIFIGFAFCDRGWKNVQVEDTYMRSDIPGLKRTFKQNYLWGSGFLQSAYYFKGLTTRYRKRKRETETEPNGSDGNRAEPESVDTETQSEPESVDTETQSEPESVDTETQFEFDMDVKETDSGSESDTPDESDSPDSPAVTEDADRLVSAESNTDTDEATVDGETERADSSSSDDDAASVQPPLGRAITARLIDGLYPTTILVFLVLSYFGVIGLEIVGFLVLWELTLYTVLVIATRSKRVHFARNFVPFVLIRTMMMPVLTYTYLRVATDVVTGNRNWRK from the coding sequence GTGGCTACGCCGCTTCCGTTTCCGGGCCTGTCCGCGCTGCTCGCATCGTACGCCAAATTGTTCAAATCGCGCCAGTCGTATCCGCTGGCGGATGGGGGCGACCGTCCGACGATTACGGCGATTATTCCCGCGCTGAACGAAGAACGAACCATCCCCTACGCGTTATCATCGCTTGCAATTCAGACGGTCACTCCCGACCGTATTATCGTCGTTGACGACGGGTCGACCGACGACACGGCAACGATCACGCGAGAGTTAGACGACGAACTCGACGTGTCGATCGAGGTGTGGCAACACGACGAACCGATGGGCAAGACCGTGGGCGTCAAAGAGGTTGCCCGCTCCGTCGAGACGGATACGCTGTTCGTTCTCGATGCTGATACGTTTCTCGAGGCCGACGACTACCTCGAACGAGTGCTCGTTCCACATATCGAGTCGGACGTGGCCAGCTCGTTCGGAATCGCGTATCCGACCGAAACGGCTTCGAAGCGGGAATTTCACGACGATTTCAGTAGCGATCTGCTGCCGGCTGAAAGCATCACACGCACCCATATCGAGGACGATCTCGACGCGGCCGAATCGCGGTCCGGACCGCTCGGATATTTCCGGAGCAACGCACCGGTCGTCCAGTACCGAAACGTCAGTTATCACGTCGAACAACGATTCTTCGGCGACGGCTTCTTTCGACTGTTCGATTCGGGACTGTTCCCCGTGGGATGTGCGGTCATGTATGACCGGGCGAAACTCGTGTCCGTTTTCGACGACTACGAAGAGTCCCTCGGGAACGATCTTACTAACAGCGAGGACATTTTCATCGGGTTCGCCTTCTGCGACCGCGGTTGGAAAAACGTCCAAGTCGAAGACACGTACATGCGGTCCGATATTCCTGGCCTGAAGCGGACCTTCAAACAGAACTATCTGTGGGGGTCCGGTTTCCTCCAGAGCGCCTACTACTTCAAAGGCCTCACGACCCGCTATCGAAAACGCAAACGTGAGACGGAAACGGAACCGAACGGCTCTGATGGCAATCGGGCCGAACCGGAATCAGTCGATACAGAGACGCAATCCGAACCGGAATCAGTCGATACAGAGACGCAATCCGAACCGGAATCAGTCGATACAGAGACGCAATTCGAATTCGATATGGACGTCAAAGAGACTGATTCAGGGTCAGAGTCGGATACACCGGACGAATCCGACAGCCCTGATTCACCTGCGGTGACGGAGGATGCGGATCGCCTGGTTTCGGCTGAATCGAACACTGACACTGACGAAGCGACGGTTGACGGCGAAACTGAGCGGGCCGACTCGAGTTCGTCGGACGATGATGCAGCGTCGGTCCAACCGCCGTTGGGACGTGCGATCACGGCCCGGCTCATCGATGGTCTGTATCCGACGACGATTCTCGTCTTCCTCGTTTTATCGTACTTCGGAGTGATCGGCCTCGAGATCGTCGGATTTCTCGTCTTGTGGGAGCTGACGCTGTATACGGTTCTCGTGATAGCGACGCGATCGAAGCGGGTTCATTTCGCTCGGAACTTCGTCCCGTTCGTTCTGATCCGAACGATGATGATGCCCGTGCTAACGTATACGTATCTCCGGGTTGCGACGGATGTCGTTACCGGAAACCGAAACTGGCGAAAGTAA
- a CDS encoding DUF2334 domain-containing protein, whose protein sequence is MDRRRSVLLVIAVSVLLVSSVVVPAFPMYHLPHHHSYELSEGAEYRSVVVFRNDDIEPGHSDDLRRSVNQVFIDEEVPVTNAVIPTKNGESIAANESFCRNLRRQSRANPGLIEYSLHGYRHEPNDEGAPRTNGSQSTVRSEFGGLPMDEQRERIHEGKRIMTACLNTTPRSFVPPYATYDNATVDALAAENFSIVAGGGWFTESYYGRTDPFETASVVHLPEDQGFVENWDTNAFHNPRTLRSQFENAYRNGEVYVQGLHYWTFDSERRLEHLRAFIRYVKRHDDVLFLTLEEFADAKRDGRLTETGNGWSYTSTDDQRVYDTDR, encoded by the coding sequence ATGGACAGGCGACGATCGGTACTTCTGGTCATCGCGGTAAGTGTGCTACTCGTATCGTCCGTCGTCGTTCCTGCGTTTCCGATGTATCACCTCCCACACCATCACTCGTACGAACTCTCCGAGGGTGCCGAGTATCGGTCGGTCGTCGTCTTTCGAAACGACGACATCGAACCGGGTCACAGCGACGATCTCCGTCGATCGGTGAATCAGGTTTTCATCGACGAGGAGGTACCGGTTACGAACGCGGTTATCCCGACGAAAAACGGGGAATCGATTGCGGCTAACGAGTCGTTCTGTCGCAATCTCAGACGCCAGTCGCGAGCCAATCCAGGGTTGATCGAGTACTCGCTCCACGGATACCGCCACGAGCCAAACGACGAGGGCGCTCCTCGAACGAACGGGAGCCAATCCACCGTTAGAAGCGAATTCGGCGGCCTGCCGATGGACGAACAGCGAGAGCGGATCCACGAGGGCAAACGTATTATGACCGCCTGTCTCAACACGACGCCACGGTCGTTCGTCCCACCGTACGCGACCTATGACAACGCGACAGTCGACGCTCTCGCCGCGGAGAATTTCTCCATCGTCGCCGGTGGGGGCTGGTTTACGGAGTCCTATTACGGCCGAACCGACCCCTTCGAAACTGCGTCCGTGGTCCACCTTCCGGAAGACCAGGGGTTCGTCGAGAACTGGGACACCAACGCGTTCCACAATCCACGAACGCTTCGTTCCCAGTTCGAAAACGCATACAGGAACGGTGAGGTGTACGTACAGGGGCTTCACTATTGGACGTTCGACAGCGAGCGGCGCCTCGAGCACCTCCGGGCGTTCATTCGGTACGTCAAACGCCACGACGACGTTCTGTTCCTGACGCTCGAGGAGTTCGCCGACGCGAAACGGGACGGGCGGCTGACGGAGACGGGCAACGGCTGGTCGTATACGTCGACCGACGACCAGCGGGTCTACGACACCGATCGGTGA
- a CDS encoding endo-1,4-beta-xylanase: protein MTDDRSGSAGCDAADAKSTFDGEASRLSRRKALGTLVAGAGGVGGYAVYRNRSDDGQQDVELSMPREDEIDERIETNRTAELTVTVLDEGEDPVADATVDVSMVGHEFGFGTAVDAAYLVDETDDDDRYRTVIQDLFNKVVLENHHKWGFWDVPAERDRAEAATEWLLEQGLEMRGHTCLWQKRDQGAIPDDVVEAMDDGDGEYIETQAESHIRDIVGYYEDVPGFTEWDVLNEQIEEHEMTSVIDPDSPPTRTPVTAEWFQLAAEADPDAQLYINEYSILAGDETKHKDEFEALIEYLLEREAPLEGLGFQCHHWSPDQRRTPTQLLETIDRFADRVSSIQIHEYDTWGDEWSESMEAKYFYTFLKTVFSHPAVEGFLMWGFWDELHWHGNAPLFRSDWSKKPAYDVYTDLVFDEWWTDVQGRTGDDGIFRTTAVLGEYEISATVGNATTSTTLTLEEPTDRTATIRLQI from the coding sequence ATGACGGACGATCGATCGGGATCTGCCGGGTGTGATGCAGCGGACGCGAAATCAACGTTCGACGGTGAAGCCTCTCGTCTTTCCAGACGAAAGGCCCTTGGGACCCTCGTGGCGGGCGCAGGCGGTGTCGGTGGGTACGCGGTCTATCGGAATCGATCCGATGATGGCCAGCAAGACGTCGAACTGTCGATGCCCCGAGAAGACGAGATTGACGAGCGAATCGAAACCAACCGGACCGCGGAGTTGACAGTCACCGTCCTCGACGAAGGGGAGGATCCGGTCGCCGATGCGACTGTCGATGTCTCCATGGTTGGTCACGAGTTCGGGTTCGGAACGGCCGTCGACGCGGCGTATCTCGTCGACGAAACTGACGACGACGACCGTTATCGAACCGTCATTCAGGACCTGTTCAACAAGGTGGTCCTGGAAAACCACCACAAATGGGGATTCTGGGACGTCCCAGCAGAACGCGACCGAGCCGAAGCGGCCACCGAATGGCTGCTCGAGCAAGGGCTGGAAATGCGGGGGCACACCTGTCTCTGGCAGAAACGCGACCAGGGAGCGATTCCGGACGACGTCGTCGAGGCGATGGACGATGGCGACGGCGAGTACATCGAAACCCAGGCAGAATCCCACATTCGAGATATCGTCGGCTACTACGAAGACGTCCCCGGGTTCACGGAATGGGACGTCCTCAACGAGCAGATCGAAGAACACGAGATGACGTCGGTCATCGATCCGGATTCGCCACCTACGCGAACGCCCGTAACGGCCGAGTGGTTTCAACTCGCAGCGGAAGCTGATCCCGACGCACAACTGTATATCAACGAGTACAGCATTCTGGCCGGAGACGAGACGAAACACAAAGACGAGTTCGAAGCCCTGATCGAGTATCTCCTCGAACGAGAGGCTCCGCTCGAGGGACTTGGGTTTCAGTGCCACCACTGGAGTCCAGACCAACGTCGGACGCCGACGCAGTTGCTCGAAACGATTGACCGATTCGCCGACCGAGTCTCATCGATCCAGATACACGAGTACGATACGTGGGGCGACGAGTGGTCGGAGTCGATGGAAGCAAAATATTTCTACACATTCCTCAAAACGGTGTTTAGCCATCCCGCTGTCGAAGGGTTTCTGATGTGGGGGTTCTGGGACGAGCTCCATTGGCACGGAAACGCGCCGCTGTTCCGGTCGGACTGGTCGAAGAAACCGGCCTACGACGTGTACACCGATCTCGTGTTCGACGAGTGGTGGACGGACGTACAGGGTCGTACGGGCGACGATGGCATCTTTCGGACGACGGCTGTTCTCGGGGAGTACGAGATTTCAGCGACCGTCGGCAATGCGACGACGTCTACGACACTCACACTCGAGGAGCCGACCGACCGAACCGCAACGATACGACTGCAAATATAA
- a CDS encoding KEOPS complex subunit Pcc1 — MASHDATLEFDFDSESRAQLVTESVARETGEIDDDRSRTSLDRDGRQLVIEIDADDIVALRAALNTWFSLVDVAERIADTGTSAFEDEAR; from the coding sequence GTGGCGTCTCACGACGCAACCCTGGAGTTCGACTTCGATAGCGAGTCGCGCGCCCAACTCGTCACCGAGAGCGTTGCCCGCGAAACCGGTGAGATCGACGACGACCGATCGCGAACCTCCCTCGACCGAGATGGGAGGCAACTCGTCATCGAAATCGACGCAGACGACATCGTTGCCCTGCGGGCAGCTCTGAACACCTGGTTTTCGCTGGTCGACGTTGCCGAACGAATCGCCGATACGGGGACGTCTGCTTTTGAGGACGAAGCGCGGTAA
- a CDS encoding DUF2103 domain-containing protein: MECRHCASPLEKPGDFCLVCREANTEAVVLEAARDRATITMLASEDDDPGDTTASNDDESVLGETTVTTTPEDGENEPVELRNFAGLIGDEIRRKRPEEVYAGGTRAVIRAVREDIHHSFYRVDDDDPVRAVLDRRGNRALDVVETPPAEKIGGSHTTLIGGRTGMRAIQTVAGHPHVKKVIPGPIDAGGKGSQSGLRAKVTRADDGGNVRMLIRDGSSVQENRIVTTARDREMGERIRADLNDVLTDAEFQ, translated from the coding sequence ATGGAGTGTCGCCACTGCGCATCGCCACTCGAGAAACCCGGTGACTTCTGTCTGGTCTGCCGGGAAGCCAATACGGAGGCAGTCGTCCTCGAGGCGGCACGTGACAGGGCGACCATCACGATGCTTGCGAGCGAAGACGACGATCCGGGTGATACGACGGCGTCGAACGACGACGAGTCGGTACTCGGCGAAACGACCGTCACGACGACTCCGGAAGACGGCGAAAACGAACCCGTCGAACTTCGCAACTTCGCGGGATTAATCGGCGACGAAATCCGACGCAAGCGCCCCGAAGAAGTGTACGCCGGGGGGACGCGAGCGGTGATCCGCGCCGTCCGCGAGGACATCCATCACTCCTTTTACCGCGTCGACGACGACGATCCCGTTCGAGCGGTTCTGGATCGCCGCGGAAACCGCGCACTCGACGTCGTCGAGACGCCGCCGGCCGAAAAAATCGGCGGCAGCCATACGACGCTCATCGGTGGTCGAACCGGGATGCGGGCCATTCAAACAGTGGCGGGCCACCCACACGTCAAGAAGGTGATTCCGGGCCCGATCGACGCCGGCGGCAAGGGATCTCAGTCCGGTCTGCGGGCGAAAGTAACCCGCGCCGACGACGGTGGGAACGTCCGTATGCTCATCAGGGACGGCTCGAGCGTCCAGGAAAACCGAATCGTCACGACCGCTCGCGATCGGGAGATGGGCGAACGAATTCGTGCCGATCTCAACGACGTCCTGACGGATGCGGAGTTCCAGTAA
- the surE gene encoding 5'/3'-nucleotidase SurE: MELDSEPHVLLTNDDGIDAPGIRALADALSTVGTVTVVAPDRNRSAVGRSLSYGRTRSSTGDELSIDLSDSAFTVPVPHTDHELGYAVDGTPCDCTIVGINALESTPDIVVSGCNSGANLGAYVFSRSGTVSAAMEAAFLETPAIAMSMDTLGYDKELEPADFERAGEIAAALVGGAPGTGLFDRLDYLNVNVPRPDREPNGFAVTRPTRVYEMDATHEDGGFQLTNRLWQQMANRDIPDPEDTDRHALLEDQVSISPLRVPFEVENTSPVRNVLEDLL, translated from the coding sequence ATGGAACTGGACTCAGAGCCACACGTTCTCCTGACGAACGACGACGGGATCGATGCGCCCGGAATCCGCGCGTTGGCCGACGCGCTTTCGACCGTCGGTACGGTCACCGTCGTCGCGCCGGACCGAAACCGCAGCGCAGTCGGTCGATCGCTGTCCTACGGTCGAACGCGGTCGTCGACCGGCGACGAGCTCTCGATCGACCTCTCCGACAGCGCGTTCACCGTGCCGGTTCCCCATACCGACCACGAACTCGGCTACGCCGTCGACGGCACCCCCTGTGACTGCACCATCGTCGGTATCAACGCTCTCGAGTCGACGCCCGATATCGTCGTTTCGGGGTGTAATTCGGGGGCGAACCTCGGTGCCTACGTCTTCTCCCGATCGGGTACCGTCAGCGCAGCGATGGAAGCGGCCTTTCTCGAAACCCCGGCGATAGCGATGTCGATGGATACGCTCGGCTACGACAAAGAGCTCGAGCCAGCAGACTTCGAGCGGGCGGGCGAGATCGCCGCCGCACTCGTGGGCGGTGCACCCGGAACGGGTCTGTTCGACCGGCTCGACTATCTGAACGTCAACGTTCCTCGACCGGACCGTGAGCCGAACGGCTTCGCGGTCACGCGCCCGACCAGAGTGTACGAGATGGATGCGACTCACGAGGACGGCGGATTCCAGTTGACAAACCGGCTCTGGCAGCAGATGGCCAACCGTGACATTCCCGATCCCGAGGACACTGACCGCCACGCGCTACTCGAAGATCAGGTGTCGATCTCCCCGCTTCGAGTGCCGTTCGAAGTCGAGAACACGTCCCCGGTTCGAAACGTTCTCGAAGATCTCCTGTGA
- a CDS encoding PIG-L deacetylase family protein — protein sequence MKVLCVAAHPDDEALGAGGTLAKHAAEGDEVEVFLVSDGAMARYEQETETAMERRAERRAEAETAADILGVSNLTVLDYWGNQLDDVALIDIVRDVESKIDSFQPNVIYTHHYGDLNIDHELVARAVRTAARPTTDSPVDRILSFETLSATEWGMPSADNAFQPTTFVDIDEYLTQKMNAINAYESEMRDRPHPRNPDGIRNNAKVWGDKSGLLAAEPFELLLERR from the coding sequence ATGAAGGTGTTGTGTGTTGCTGCACATCCCGATGATGAAGCACTCGGCGCGGGGGGGACGCTGGCTAAACACGCTGCTGAAGGCGATGAGGTCGAAGTCTTCCTCGTTAGTGACGGGGCTATGGCTCGTTACGAACAGGAGACGGAAACCGCGATGGAGCGGCGAGCGGAACGGCGAGCGGAAGCGGAGACAGCAGCCGACATCCTCGGCGTATCGAACCTGACCGTCCTCGACTACTGGGGGAATCAACTCGATGATGTCGCACTCATCGATATCGTTCGCGACGTCGAATCGAAGATCGATTCGTTTCAACCGAACGTGATTTATACGCATCATTACGGCGATCTCAACATCGACCACGAACTCGTCGCCCGCGCCGTACGGACCGCCGCTCGCCCCACTACCGACTCGCCAGTCGATAGAATCCTTTCGTTCGAGACGCTCTCGGCGACCGAGTGGGGCATGCCATCGGCGGATAACGCGTTTCAGCCGACGACCTTCGTGGATATCGACGAGTATCTGACACAGAAAATGAATGCGATCAATGCGTACGAAAGCGAGATGCGCGACCGTCCGCATCCGCGAAATCCCGACGGCATTCGAAACAACGCCAAAGTCTGGGGAGACAAATCGGGTCTGCTTGCGGCCGAACCGTTCGAGTTGCTCCTGGAACGTCGGTGA
- a CDS encoding 50S ribosomal protein L37ae: protein MAKKGQVGSAGRFGARYGRVARRRVSEIEDDMEHAEVDGDDVTRVGTGIWKNEETGEVFTGGAYRPETPAGRTVQRSIRAALAEDDE, encoded by the coding sequence ATGGCCAAGAAAGGACAGGTTGGTAGCGCTGGCCGTTTCGGTGCCCGCTACGGCCGTGTCGCACGACGTCGCGTCAGCGAAATCGAAGACGACATGGAACACGCCGAAGTCGACGGTGACGACGTCACCCGCGTCGGCACCGGCATCTGGAAAAACGAGGAGACGGGAGAGGTCTTCACCGGCGGCGCGTACCGTCCAGAGACCCCCGCCGGCCGCACCGTTCAGCGTTCCATCCGCGCTGCACTCGCAGAGGACGACGAATAA
- a CDS encoding DUF3194 domain-containing protein gives MATDEPSDETVVRTAAEAAEGVIFSRYKQSDVTDFDVTVVFEDGVLEVDVYLNAPEDDDDPEQVADDAALAARRAVDDLFE, from the coding sequence ATGGCGACCGACGAGCCGTCTGACGAAACCGTCGTTCGGACGGCCGCTGAGGCCGCGGAGGGCGTGATCTTCTCGCGGTACAAACAGTCCGACGTGACCGACTTCGACGTTACCGTCGTGTTCGAAGACGGCGTCCTCGAGGTCGACGTCTATCTCAACGCGCCTGAGGACGACGACGATCCAGAGCAAGTCGCCGACGACGCTGCGCTCGCGGCTCGGCGAGCAGTCGACGACCTGTTCGAATAA
- a CDS encoding WbqC family protein, which translates to MSETVAVYQPHYYPRLHYLARAQQADIFVIYDDVEFSRRSRHHRANIDYYDKEWLTIPIAHNGQNTLITDARIDMSVPWPARHLQTLVGKYGAEANDLAPFYRRLCLSVIDPETLRDNTDRIRKLTTDPDVGSLIDEWVRVDRTWRRRLEENEVAHLRAEKERLNERISERKQTNPDADIDDLLADASEIDDRLETATAACRDAKVERNRTLVELSESIGQNRDIDRLPLYELWNLDGVDPERWLSDVTLADITVPLVEELLERFGVTSTIVRSSELNLDHPGNPSDYLALLTDHFDGDAYLSGEVGYENYLEEKPFDERGIDVLIQDWTPSWEDGNVCALDVLYNTDNPGRYVRES; encoded by the coding sequence ATGAGTGAAACTGTCGCTGTGTACCAGCCACACTACTATCCGCGGTTGCATTACCTTGCACGGGCCCAACAGGCCGATATCTTCGTAATCTACGACGATGTCGAATTTTCTCGACGGTCACGTCATCATCGCGCCAATATCGACTATTACGACAAAGAGTGGCTCACGATTCCGATCGCTCATAACGGCCAGAACACGCTGATCACGGATGCGCGGATCGATATGTCGGTACCGTGGCCCGCGAGGCACCTCCAGACGCTCGTCGGAAAGTACGGTGCAGAGGCGAACGACCTCGCACCGTTCTACCGGCGCCTCTGTCTCTCCGTCATCGATCCGGAGACGCTCCGCGACAACACTGATCGAATACGCAAACTCACGACGGACCCCGATGTCGGTAGCCTGATAGACGAATGGGTCCGTGTGGATAGGACGTGGCGACGACGACTCGAGGAAAATGAGGTGGCCCACCTCCGTGCCGAGAAAGAGCGTCTCAACGAACGGATCAGCGAGCGGAAACAAACGAATCCCGACGCCGATATTGATGACTTGCTGGCGGACGCGTCGGAAATCGACGACCGACTCGAAACTGCGACGGCTGCCTGTCGAGACGCAAAGGTGGAACGCAACCGAACGCTCGTGGAACTCTCGGAATCGATCGGGCAGAATCGCGATATCGATCGCTTACCGCTGTACGAACTGTGGAACCTCGATGGCGTCGACCCCGAGCGGTGGCTGTCCGACGTTACGTTGGCCGACATAACGGTCCCGCTCGTCGAAGAACTCCTCGAGCGGTTCGGCGTCACGTCGACGATCGTTCGTTCTAGCGAGTTGAACCTCGACCATCCTGGGAACCCGTCCGACTATCTCGCTCTTTTGACCGATCACTTCGACGGCGACGCGTACCTCTCCGGCGAGGTCGGATACGAGAACTACCTCGAAGAGAAACCGTTCGATGAACGGGGTATCGACGTTTTGATACAGGATTGGACGCCATCGTGGGAAGACGGTAACGTGTGCGCGCTCGACGTCCTGTACAACACTGATAATCCGGGGCGATACGTTCGGGAATCGTAA
- a CDS encoding DNA-directed RNA polymerase subunit P yields the protein MSYKCSRCKRDVHLDEYGGVRCPYCGHRVLLKERSRDVKEVGVQ from the coding sequence ATGAGTTACAAATGCTCTCGCTGTAAACGCGACGTTCACCTAGACGAGTACGGCGGCGTCCGCTGTCCCTACTGCGGCCACCGCGTGCTCCTGAAAGAACGAAGCCGCGACGTCAAAGAAGTCGGCGTACAGTAA
- a CDS encoding NAD-dependent epimerase/dehydratase family protein yields the protein MKGDTPAGEEIGNSHEITTTVDTSADTKQGELEQSDSSQAETTVRNKVAANTTTDDANSGLTVQSDAEVYPDEAVAQPSRSHSQTATGTDELIDKKILITGGAGFIGSHLSNRLTTANDVIALDDFSTGSADNVDSNVELVEGDITDEDTVGNLVDGVDVLVHMAAMMGVRRTLENPLGVLEVNMEGTKTVLQTAKEHNVDRVLFTSTSEVYGDLIDPPYGETDEKSPKTNYAVAKLADERYTKAFCREAGIDYTIVRYFNVYGPRQESSEYGYVVPRFITHAQNDERVPVHGDGSQTRDFTYIDDAIDATIQALGPTGVNETFNIGSGTEVSIAELARTVVDTIGSGEIEFVDHPRPYTVDRRCADVSKLDEVLDFEPEIDLESGIKRLAKQI from the coding sequence ATGAAAGGGGATACACCTGCCGGGGAGGAGATCGGAAACTCACACGAAATCACGACTACTGTCGATACGTCCGCTGATACCAAGCAGGGCGAACTAGAACAATCTGATAGTTCACAAGCGGAGACGACCGTTCGAAATAAAGTGGCTGCTAACACTACTACTGACGACGCGAACTCGGGGCTAACCGTGCAATCGGATGCTGAAGTGTATCCCGACGAAGCGGTAGCACAACCCTCGAGATCGCACTCGCAGACGGCTACCGGGACAGACGAGTTGATTGACAAAAAAATTCTCATCACCGGTGGCGCGGGATTTATCGGAAGCCATCTTTCAAATCGGCTGACGACAGCGAACGACGTCATCGCTCTGGACGACTTTTCGACCGGTTCGGCGGACAACGTCGATTCGAACGTCGAACTCGTCGAAGGTGATATTACTGACGAAGATACCGTTGGAAACCTCGTCGATGGGGTCGACGTTCTGGTGCACATGGCCGCTATGATGGGTGTACGACGGACGCTCGAGAACCCTCTCGGAGTGCTCGAGGTGAACATGGAAGGCACGAAAACAGTTCTCCAGACCGCAAAAGAACACAACGTGGACCGCGTTCTGTTTACCTCGACTTCCGAAGTGTATGGTGATCTCATCGACCCACCGTACGGGGAGACCGACGAGAAGTCGCCGAAAACGAATTACGCCGTAGCGAAACTCGCAGACGAGCGTTATACGAAGGCGTTCTGTCGAGAAGCCGGTATCGATTATACGATCGTGCGATACTTCAACGTCTACGGACCGCGCCAGGAGTCCTCGGAATACGGCTACGTGGTGCCTCGATTCATCACGCACGCCCAAAACGACGAACGGGTACCGGTCCACGGTGATGGATCACAGACTCGAGACTTCACGTACATCGACGATGCAATCGACGCGACTATTCAGGCGCTCGGTCCCACCGGTGTCAACGAGACGTTCAATATCGGGTCGGGAACCGAAGTTTCCATCGCGGAACTGGCCCGTACGGTCGTCGATACGATCGGAAGCGGTGAAATCGAATTCGTAGACCATCCGCGGCCGTACACTGTCGACCGCCGTTGTGCGGACGTATCGAAACTAGACGAGGTTCTCGATTTCGAACCGGAGATCGATCTCGAGAGCGGTATTAAACGGTTAGCGAAACAGATCTGA